The DNA segment ACCGGCAATATCATAGAATCTTTCGGATACTTCTGGAGGAAGTGGTTCGCCTGCTGTTGCAACATATTTTAGATTTGAAAAGTCATAACCTTCGATTTTCTCTTTAATCAGGAATCTATAGACTGTTGGAGGAGCACAGAAAGTGTCTACCTTGTGCTCTATGATTTTTTCAAGTAATCTTATTCCATTAAACCTTACGTAATCATAAATGAATATTGCAGTTCCAGCAATCCATTGGCCGTAAATATTTCCCCATACGGCTTTTCCCCATCCGGTATCTGATGCAGTGTGGTGAACTCCATCCTCTACAACATTTTGCCAGTATTTTGCAGTAGGGATATGGCCTAATGCATAAGTATGCCTGTGTGCAACCATTTTAGGAAGTCCACTGGTTCCTGAAGTAAAGTAAATTAAGAATACTTCATCAGCCATTGGATTATCATCCCCAGTAGGCCTTTCATACACTGGGCTTTCTTCTTCAATAGCTTTATTGAAGTTAATCCAACCATCTCTATCAGTTTCAATCACAAGCTTTTGCAACTCCCAATCAAGCTCTTTTTCAGCTTCTTCATAATCAGGCAATAAAGAATCTTCTTCTACTGTAATAATTGCTTTTACTTCTGCTTGTTTTATTCTAAAATCAATATCATGAAGTTTTAACATATGTGTAGCAGGAATGGCTATTGCACCAAGTTTGTGCAGTGCAACCATGCAAAACCACCATTCGTATCTATTTTTTAATGTAAGCATTACCTTGTCGCCTTTTTGGATGCCTATCTTTTTAAGTAAATTGACAGTTTTATTGGAATATTCTTTCATGTCTTTAAATGTGAAAGTGTGTTCTTCATCATCGTTTGTCCATATCAATGCGATTTTATCAGGGTCTATTTCTGCATATTTGTCTACTACATCAAATCCAAAGTTAAAATCATCATCAAATTTAAGCTTAAAGTTATTGAAAAAATCTTCATAAGAGTCAAAGTCAACTCTCTCTACAAAATCTCCTATCACTGATGTCATTTAATTAACTCCTGTAAATATTATATGATTACTGCTAAGAATTTAGCGGGTTTATCGTTAAGTGCTACCATTGCATGTCTATGTGCTGAATCAAAGAAGATGCAATCTCCTTCATTTAATATGATTTCGTTATTGTGTATGTATATTTTTAATGAACCTTCAAGAACATAGTTAAATTCCTGTCCTGGGTGTGAATTGAGTGAAGGTGTTGGATTCTTTTTGGGATCCACAACAACAAGGAATGTTTCAGCTTTTTTATGAATGAATTTTGAACATAGGTTTTCGTGAGTGTACTCCTTACTTCTATCAACTGATATTCCCTTGTTTGCACGAGTGACATCAAAGATGCTCATTCTGCTTTCTTCACCGGTTAATAATAATCCTAAATCAACTTTAAAAATATGTGCTAGTTCGTATAAGAAGCTTGCAGGAATGTCTACTTCTCCGTTTTCGTATTGGATGTATGTTTCTTCTGTAATGTTTAATTCAGATGCAATTTCATTAATTGTAAAATCTGAAAGTTCTCTTAATTCTCTAATTCTGTTTCCAATTTCTTTGTTGTATTCATTCAAAATAAACACCTTATATTTTCAATCGATTTATAATATTATAATATATATTTATAACATATTCTAATTTTGATTTTAGAATTATATAAACCTTATTAAAAATCGTGATAATTCGTTATAAATTTCATAAAAAATTATTTTTTAAATTGTCATTTTTCGTACATCTATAAGAAAGCTTTAAATATTCCAAACTATAATTTTAATTATAAATATTTGAGGAGATTATAAAAATGCCATCTAATGAAATTGGTACTAACGTAGTTTTTAAAAAACAATTGGGTTTGAATTATGAAATTGACCAGAAATACGTTGGTTTAAAAATGAAGGAGAACAATATTTTATCTTTTAATTTCAGAGTGCCTGGTGCTTTAATAAACGAGATTGAAGCTTATTTTAAAAGATTCAAATTAGGCGAACCAATCATGGTTGACATTGGTGGAACTGGTGATATTCGTTGTGATTTTAAAGGTATATCTCCTGTTTTGAAAAATAAAAATGAATTGGATCAGTATTTCATATCTGCAACTTTACAAGAGGACAAACAATACGATCCTTTGGAAGAAGAAAAATGTGAAACCTGCAGTGGATGCGGATTCCACTAACTTTTTTTAATTTTTATTGTGTCTTGTTTTTAATTTTGCCTGTTTCATCAACAATGTATTTGATTAATAAGACTGTTGCGATTATTGTTATTGCCGTAGCGGGAATTATCCATGGAATTTGCCCTATAATTACATCAATACTTGTCAGTTCAAGAAGTGTGGCAACTACATTGTTTATAAAATGAACACTCATCGGGATGAGGATATTGTCCGTTTTCAGGTATAGTATGCACATACATATTCCAAATAAAAATGCACTTGTAATTCCACCGAAATCATGGCCAATTCCAAATAAAAATGATGAAAGCAGCATTGCAGGAATGATGCCTATTCTAATTTTCAATCTATTGAACAACACTCCTCTAAATACTAATTCTTCCATTACCGGCGCATATATGATTGATGCAATTGCGCTTAAAATGAATGCTCCTGCGGAAATGTCAACAGAATCAATGTCAAATCCACTAATCCAAGTCGGATCATAAAATCCATAAAGCAAATCAAGTCCAGACACTAAACATGTAAATAAAAATGCGAATATTATATTT comes from the Methanobrevibacter sp. genome and includes:
- a CDS encoding helix-turn-helix domain-containing protein, with the translated sequence MFILNEYNKEIGNRIRELRELSDFTINEIASELNITEETYIQYENGEVDIPASFLYELAHIFKVDLGLLLTGEESRMSIFDVTRANKGISVDRSKEYTHENLCSKFIHKKAETFLVVVDPKKNPTPSLNSHPGQEFNYVLEGSLKIYIHNNEIILNEGDCIFFDSAHRHAMVALNDKPAKFLAVII
- a CDS encoding CPBP family intramembrane glutamic endopeptidase, whose protein sequence is MDKRIRDFNVRLRTIRLRELAIAIIACFAITTILSMIFPFLFENDDVYFIILLSFVFLFFVFELRNTTGLSKNFEKLLMPNTMREVLYVFAINIIFAFLFTCLVSGLDLLYGFYDPTWISGFDIDSVDISAGAFILSAIASIIYAPVMEELVFRGVLFNRLKIRIGIIPAMLLSSFLFGIGHDFGGITSAFLFGICMCILYLKTDNILIPMSVHFINNVVATLLELTSIDVIIGQIPWIIPATAITIIATVLLIKYIVDETGKIKNKTQ
- a CDS encoding AMP-binding protein; the encoded protein is MTSVIGDFVERVDFDSYEDFFNNFKLKFDDDFNFGFDVVDKYAEIDPDKIALIWTNDDEEHTFTFKDMKEYSNKTVNLLKKIGIQKGDKVMLTLKNRYEWWFCMVALHKLGAIAIPATHMLKLHDIDFRIKQAEVKAIITVEEDSLLPDYEEAEKELDWELQKLVIETDRDGWINFNKAIEEESPVYERPTGDDNPMADEVFLIYFTSGTSGLPKMVAHRHTYALGHIPTAKYWQNVVEDGVHHTASDTGWGKAVWGNIYGQWIAGTAIFIYDYVRFNGIRLLEKIIEHKVDTFCAPPTVYRFLIKEKIEGYDFSNLKYVATAGEPLPPEVSERFYDIAGLRIKEGFGQTETTLSIGTFIWLDAKVGSIGKPSPLYKLKLLDEEDNPVEFGDEGELCFDVSEGVPPGLFKEYYKDPVKQAAQWHDGYYHCGDTAWMDEEGYVHFVGRNDDIIKSSGYRIGPYEVESAVLSHEAVRHCAITAYPDEVRGQIVKASIVLQPDFEPSDSLTKDIQNHVKRVTAPYKYPRMVEYVDELPETISGKTRRVEIRERDQKKIN